Within Actinoplanes sp. L3-i22, the genomic segment CGGCAAGGTCGAGATGACCGGCATGCCGGAGCTGATCGCCCTGCTGCACAGCTTCGTCGGCCTGGCCGCGGTGCTCGTCGGGTGGAACGGTTACCTGCACGTCGAGGGCGATCCGGACGGGGCCGAGGCGACCGTGCTGGCCGCCCAGGACCTGCTCGGGATCCACAGCGCCGAGGTGTTCATCGGGGTGTTCATCGGCGCGGTGACGTTCACCGGGTCCATCGTGGCGTTCCTCAAGCTGTCCGGGCGGATCAACTCCCGGCCGTTGACGCTGCCCGGCAAGAACCTGCTCAACGTCGGGGCGCTGGTCGCGTTCGTCCTGCTCACAGTCTGGTTCGTGATCGACCCGCACCTGTGGCTGCTGATCCTGGTGACGGCGATCGCGCTGGCGCTCGGGTGGCATCTGGTGGCGTCGATCGGTGGCGGGGACATGCCGGTCGTGGTGTCGATGCTGAACAGCTACTCCGGCTGGGCGGCGGCGGCCTCCGGCTTCCTGCTCTCCAACGACCTGCTGATCGTGACCGGGGCGCTGGTCGGGTCGTCGGGCGCGTACCTGTCGTACATCATGTGCAAGGCGATGAACCGGTCCTTCCTGTCGGTGATCGCCGGCGGGTTCGGGATCGAGTCCGGGCCGTCCGACGACACCGACTACGGCGAGCACCGTGAGATCCAGGCCGACGCGGTCGCCAAGCTGCTCGCCACGGCCGAATCGGTGATCATCACGCCGGGGTACGGGATGGCGGTCGCCCAGGCGCAGTACGGCGTCGCCGAGCTGACCCGCAAGCTGCGCGAGAAGGGCGTGGACGTCAAGTTCGGCATCCACCCGGTCGCGGGCCGGCTGCCCGGACACATGAACGTGCTGCTCGCCGAGGCGAAGGTGCCCTACGACGTGGTCCTCGAGATGGACGAGATCAACGACGATTTTGCCCGTACGTCGGTGGTCCTGGTGATCGGCGCGAACGACACGGTGAACCCGGCCGCCACCGACGACCCGTCGAGCCCGATCGCGGGCATGCCGGTCCTGAAGGTGTGGGAGGCCGCCGAGGTGATCATCTTCAAGCGCTCGATGGCGTCCGGGTACGCGGGCGTGCAGAACCCGCTGTTCTTCCGCGCGAACAGCGCCATGCTGTTCGGCGACGCCAAGGACCGGGTGAACGACATCCTCAAGGCGTTCTGAGTACGGCGTGACGTCGCTGGGCCCCGGTCGATACGGCCGGGGCCCGTTCCGTCGTACCCAAATCGATTGTGGTTTTCGGGGTTGTTCTTTTGCGGCTTGCTCACTGGCGGCGGACGAAGAGGGGGTAGGCCTCCGGGCGGCCGTGCCGGTCCTGGGTGACGCTCCAGTGCTGCAGGACCCAGCCGGCCCGGGTGATCGCGCGGAGCATGACGGTCCAGTCGGCGATGTTGCCGGAGAGCTGGTGGCCGCTGGCCGGGGATTTCAGGCGCGGCGTGAAGTACCAGTCGCCCGCGTCGAACGCCTCCTGCGCCTCGGTGCCGAGCGTGTTGGCCTTGGCGTTCTTGATCCACCCCATGCCTGGTCAGGCTAGTCCAGGCGGGCGACCGTCGATCGTCGAATCGGCCGACAACGGGGCAGTTCCATGTATCGATGAAAGGTTAAGATTCTTTCACGTTCGACCCATGGGGGATATTGATGAGCCGTATCAGTCTGGCTCGCCTCGGAGCTGCCGCCGCCGTCGGGATGCTGGTCGCGGGGGTCTTCGCCGCGCCCGCCCTGGCCGCCACCGGCACGGTCCTGGGCGTCTTCACCACGAGCTCCGGCACGCCGATTGCCGGCGCCAGCGTCACCGCCTACTCGGGCGAGGGCGACTGGCTCAAGGACACCACGACCAACTCCGCGGGCAGCTACCGTCTCACCGGCGTGACCGCCGGTGGCGGCGTGCAGCTCCAGTTCAACAACAACGGCCTCGAGCACTGGGCTCCCGGCGTGATCGACCAGGCGAATGCCACGACGTACGCGCTGGCGGCGGGCGGCACCCTCACGGTCGACGAGAAGCAGCCGGTGACCGGCACCATCGCCGGGCACTTCACCGACGCGGGTGGGGCGCCGGTGCCGTACGCGAACGTCACCGTCAGCGGCCTCGCCTCGTGGGCCTGGCTCTACGGCTCCGCCGACGACCAGGGCGCCTACTCGGTCGAGGCGCTGCCGGGCACCTACCGGGTCTCGTTCAAGTGGGACAGCGTCGAGCAGTGGGCGGTCCAGGCCGCCGACGAGGACGCCGCGACCACGATCACCGTCACCGGCGGGCAGACCACCACGGTCGACGACCACAAGCTGCCGACCGGCACGGTCGGTGGCCACCTGGCCGCGGCCGACGGGTCGCCGCTGCCCGAGGCGCGGATCACCCTGCACCGCGGCGACCAGCAGGTCGGCTACGCGGTCACCGACGAAGAGGGCAACTACTCGCTCGGCGAGGCGCTGGCCGGCGACGGCTACACGGTGTCCTACGCGGTCGGCGACGGTCCCGACATCTACGTGCCCGGCACGGCCGACCCGGCCAAGGCCCACAAGTTCAGTGTCGTGACGGGTCAGCTGACCACGATCGACGACACCCGGCCCACCCCGGCCACCGTGCACGGCAAGCTGCTCGGCGGCGACGGCAGCCCCAAGGTGGGCTACCCGGTCACGGTCGCGCTGGCCAGCAACGACAACTGGGTTCAGCTCGACGCCACCACCGGCGCCGACGGCACCTGGACGGTGCACGACGTCACCCCGGGCGACTACCGGGTCTCCTTCACCGGCCCCGACGGCGGCCGCAGCCAGTGGGCGTTCGGGAAGAGCACCGAGGACACCGCCACGCTGATCCCGGTCACCAGCGGCGGCGACATCACCGTCGACGACACCTGGCTGCCCGGCGCCACCCTGGTGGTCAACGCGGTCGACGCCGGCACCGGCGCCGCGGTCAGCGACTACTGCGTGTCGGTCCTCTCGCCCGGCGACGGCTCCGGCTGTGCCACCAGCGGCAGCCAGGTCACCATCACCGACCTGCCGGGCGGCACCTACCAGATGTCGGCCAGCCCGGGCGAGGGCAGCTACTACCTCGCCACCGACCTGCAGCCGGTGACGCTGACCCCCGGCGAGACCAGCACGGCGACGATCCGGCTGACGCTCGGCGGCAAGGTGTCGTTCGCGGTCACCGACCACGTGAGCGGCGCGCCCGTCAACCGGGTGTGCCCGGCGTTCGAGGTGCTCGGGCACGGCGGCCTGCCGGACGGCTACGGCGACTGCACCGACGCCACCGGCAAGGCGACCACGGTCAGCATGGCCGGCGGCACCTACGAGATGTACGCGGTCGCGCCCACCGGCTACGGCGACCAGTGGGTCGGCAAGACCGGCGGCACCGGCGACCAGAAGGCGGCGGCCCGCATCAAGGTCACACCCGGCAAGACCGTGAAGGCGCCGGCCGTGCTGCTCGACAAGCCGGGCACCATCACCGGCACGGTCACCGACGCGACCGGCAAGCCGCTGGGCGGGACGAACGTGTCGTGGAGCGCCTGGGGTGACGCCGGGCCGGCCTGGGGCACCGACGCCGACGCGCAGGGCCACTACACGATCAGTGACCTCGGGCCGTACGCGTGGCCGCTGCTCTTCGGCGCCACCGGATACCCGCGGCAGTGGTCCGGGCACGGGGGCAACCGCTTCCTGGCCGAGACGGTGACCGTGGTGCCGTCCGGAACCACCACGTACGACTTCACCCCGGTGGCCGGATCGACGATCAAGGGCACGGTGACCGCGCCGGCCGGGGCGAACTGGCGGATCCACGCGTTCAACGCCGCTACCGGTGACCAGATGGGGGTGTTCGACTCGTACAACGTGGGGGCGGGCGGCGCCTACGAGATGCCGGTGATCGGCGGTCAGCAGGTGAAGGTCGACTGGAGCTGGTACATCGGCGAGTCCGACCATCACGGCTGGTACGACAACGCCGGGGACATCGACACCGCGACCAAGGTCGGGATCCCGGCCAACGGCGGCACGAAGAACCTGAACCTGACGATCAACTAGGCACGCGCGGGGGCGAACCGGATCGGTTCGCCCCCGTGGCCCGGGCCGGGTCACGGGCGGGTTGTGGACAACAAAAAACGCCCGGACTCAGTCCGGGCGTTTTGCAAGGGTGGAGCTGAGGGGACTCGAACCCCTGACCCCCACACTGCCAGTGTGGTGCGCTACCAGCTGCGCCACAGCCCCTTGCCTGTCCCCAGGGCGTTTCACCCGGGCACGCTGGAAATACTACACACCCGCCGAGGGTCCCCCGCAGCACCCCCTCAGTTCAGCGAGACGTCCGGGGGGAAGTGGGCGACAGCAGCGAGGATGTCGCCCTGCCGGCGGAGGACCATGGCCCACAGGTCGTCCGGCCGTTCGACGAACGGGTCGCCGGGGAGGGCGTCGAAGACGAACCAGGAGCCGGCCGCGATCTCCTCCTCCAGCTGGCCGGCCGACCAGCCGGAGTAGCCGGCGAAGACGCGGATGCCGGCGACGTTCTCCCGGAGGCGCTCCGGGTCGGCGGACAGGTCGAGGGTGCCGAGGGAGCCGGCGACCGGATGAAAACCGGTCACCCGCTTCTTCACCTCGGGGCGGGTGCGGGCCAGGCAGATCGCCGACTCGGGCTGCACCGGGCCGCCCTCGAAGAGCACCGCGGGGTCGCCGGCCAGATCACCCCAGTTGCCGAGCACCTCGGCGACCGGGACCTCGGTGGCCCGGTTGAGGACCACCCCCAGGGCGCCGCCCGGCTCATGGGCGACGAGCAGCACGACCGTACGGTCGAAGTTGGGATCTTTGAGGGTCGGGGTGGCAACCAGCAACTGACCGGTCATCGACTCCACCGACCGGCCTCCGATCCGCTGCCCCTCACCGAACACGGGATGCCTGCCGCCCGTCCGACGTCAACGCCATGTCAGCACATTAGCCTGCGATTCCGGCCACCGATAAGGTCTGTACATGAACCCGTCACCCCCGGCAGCAGAGATCGGTGTCATCGGCGGATCCGGTCTGTACGCACTGCTCGACGGCGCCATTGAACACGACGTCGCGACGCCGTACGGTCCGCCATCCGACAAGATCACGATTGCCGAGGTCGGCGGCCGGCGGGTGGCGTTCCTGCCGCGGCACGGGCGGGACCATCGTTTCCCGCCGCACAAGATCCCCTACCGGGCGAATCTCTGGGCGCTGCGCTCGCTGGGGGTGCGTCAGATCATCGCCCCGTGCGCGGTCGGTGGCCTGCGGCCGGAGCTGGGCCCGGGCACGTTCGTGGTGCCGGATCAGCTGATCGACCGGACGAGCGGCCGGGTGCAGACGTTCTACGACGAGGGCGCGGTGCACGTGTCGTTCGCCGATCCGTACTGTCCGGACGGCCGGGCCGCGGTCCTGGATTCCGCCGCCCGGGTGAACGCGGTCGACGGCGGCACCATGATCGTCGTCGAGGGCCCCCGGTTCTCGACCCGCGCCGAGTCCCGCTGGTTCACCTCGATCGGCGGCACGATCGTGAACATGACCGGTCACCCGGAAGCGGTCCTCGCTCGCGAGCTGGCCCTCTGCTACACCGCCATCGCGCTCGTCACCGACCTGGACGCGGGCGTCGAGGGCGATCACGGGGTGACCCAGGACGAGGTCTTCGGCGTCTTCGCGGAGAACACCGCCCGGCTCCGGGACGTGCTGCTCGACGCGGTGGCCAAGCTGCCGGTCGCGCGCACCTGCCCGTGTCAGGACGCCCTTCAGGGCATCAAGCTCCCCTTCGAGCTGCCCTGACCGCAGATCTGCCCGAGCACAACAAGATCAAAGGCGTCAAGCTCCTTTGCGTACGGCCCGGATCGCGCCGGCGCCGAGCACCTCGGCCAGCCGTGGCATGACGGCCCGCACCGCCGGTTCGGCCGCGTACCGGTTGAGGTGCCGCCCCGCGTCGAGCAGGTCGGTACGGATGGTGGCCGACCCGAGCCCGGCGCTGTCGTCCAGGGCCGTCGCCAGCGCGGCGCACCCGTCCTCGACC encodes:
- the pntB gene encoding Re/Si-specific NAD(P)(+) transhydrogenase subunit beta encodes the protein MTIETAAQSAYLVAALLFILALAGLSRHESAKLGNAFGIAGMALALLATIALAIDDHLHGTALALLLVAVAVGATIGLYRAGKVEMTGMPELIALLHSFVGLAAVLVGWNGYLHVEGDPDGAEATVLAAQDLLGIHSAEVFIGVFIGAVTFTGSIVAFLKLSGRINSRPLTLPGKNLLNVGALVAFVLLTVWFVIDPHLWLLILVTAIALALGWHLVASIGGGDMPVVVSMLNSYSGWAAAASGFLLSNDLLIVTGALVGSSGAYLSYIMCKAMNRSFLSVIAGGFGIESGPSDDTDYGEHREIQADAVAKLLATAESVIITPGYGMAVAQAQYGVAELTRKLREKGVDVKFGIHPVAGRLPGHMNVLLAEAKVPYDVVLEMDEINDDFARTSVVLVIGANDTVNPAATDDPSSPIAGMPVLKVWEAAEVIIFKRSMASGYAGVQNPLFFRANSAMLFGDAKDRVNDILKAF
- a CDS encoding carboxypeptidase-like regulatory domain-containing protein — protein: MSRISLARLGAAAAVGMLVAGVFAAPALAATGTVLGVFTTSSGTPIAGASVTAYSGEGDWLKDTTTNSAGSYRLTGVTAGGGVQLQFNNNGLEHWAPGVIDQANATTYALAAGGTLTVDEKQPVTGTIAGHFTDAGGAPVPYANVTVSGLASWAWLYGSADDQGAYSVEALPGTYRVSFKWDSVEQWAVQAADEDAATTITVTGGQTTTVDDHKLPTGTVGGHLAAADGSPLPEARITLHRGDQQVGYAVTDEEGNYSLGEALAGDGYTVSYAVGDGPDIYVPGTADPAKAHKFSVVTGQLTTIDDTRPTPATVHGKLLGGDGSPKVGYPVTVALASNDNWVQLDATTGADGTWTVHDVTPGDYRVSFTGPDGGRSQWAFGKSTEDTATLIPVTSGGDITVDDTWLPGATLVVNAVDAGTGAAVSDYCVSVLSPGDGSGCATSGSQVTITDLPGGTYQMSASPGEGSYYLATDLQPVTLTPGETSTATIRLTLGGKVSFAVTDHVSGAPVNRVCPAFEVLGHGGLPDGYGDCTDATGKATTVSMAGGTYEMYAVAPTGYGDQWVGKTGGTGDQKAAARIKVTPGKTVKAPAVLLDKPGTITGTVTDATGKPLGGTNVSWSAWGDAGPAWGTDADAQGHYTISDLGPYAWPLLFGATGYPRQWSGHGGNRFLAETVTVVPSGTTTYDFTPVAGSTIKGTVTAPAGANWRIHAFNAATGDQMGVFDSYNVGAGGAYEMPVIGGQQVKVDWSWYIGESDHHGWYDNAGDIDTATKVGIPANGGTKNLNLTIN
- a CDS encoding YqgE/AlgH family protein, whose amino-acid sequence is MTGQLLVATPTLKDPNFDRTVVLLVAHEPGGALGVVLNRATEVPVAEVLGNWGDLAGDPAVLFEGGPVQPESAICLARTRPEVKKRVTGFHPVAGSLGTLDLSADPERLRENVAGIRVFAGYSGWSAGQLEEEIAAGSWFVFDALPGDPFVERPDDLWAMVLRRQGDILAAVAHFPPDVSLN
- a CDS encoding S-methyl-5'-thioadenosine phosphorylase, with amino-acid sequence MNPSPPAAEIGVIGGSGLYALLDGAIEHDVATPYGPPSDKITIAEVGGRRVAFLPRHGRDHRFPPHKIPYRANLWALRSLGVRQIIAPCAVGGLRPELGPGTFVVPDQLIDRTSGRVQTFYDEGAVHVSFADPYCPDGRAAVLDSAARVNAVDGGTMIVVEGPRFSTRAESRWFTSIGGTIVNMTGHPEAVLARELALCYTAIALVTDLDAGVEGDHGVTQDEVFGVFAENTARLRDVLLDAVAKLPVARTCPCQDALQGIKLPFELP